Within Gilvibacter sp. SZ-19, the genomic segment CGATGGCCAACTGGCAAATAACAACTCTAGTAGATGTTGATCTTCCGCCTTGAGGTTAGCACAGATAGCCTCTTTATTTATACTGATCTGATTTTCCCGCGTCATTTTTTGAACTAAAAGACTTCCATCTGCTAATATCAGTTGGCAAACAGGATGTTCCAGCACCTTGAACAGGGCTTTGTAATAGAAGTTTTTAGGATAACGAATATGCAGCTCCATTAGAGCCATAACCCAGAGTGTTAAGGGCTGGCTTTTTAAACTGACTCCCATGGTCACGTTTACTTTGTGAACATTTGCAGGAAGCGAGTTCAATAAAGGCAATAGAAGTTCTTCATCTGCCAGGACAATGGCCGTGTTGCGTTGTTGGTCCGCAGATAGGTCTTTGAGTAGATTTCCAATTTCTTTTACTTGGTCCAGCGCATTAGCCGCCTCTACCAAGGCAATATCCTTGGGAGTACTGTAATTATCTCCTATAAACTGCGGCTGATGTTTTTCATAATACGACCAGGTCTTGAAATAGCGCCGCATAAACAATGATGCGCTATGCCCTTTGTCGCCAATAAAATGATTATCTGCGTCCCACAGGACAAAATGAGACCCATGCGCAAGAAACTCCTGGAACAGGAACTGTTCCGCAGTATTCAATGCGTTAAAGCCTATGAACGCATGAGGACGTTCTCCCTTAGCCTCCAAATAATAAGCTATTTGTTCCGTGGCTTCGCGATACACCATGCCTTGATAACCTAAACCTTTGGAGGCAAGAATGTCTTTAAGATCTCCGTAGTATTCAGGAAGTTCATTCCAAAACTGAAGATAAGCGCGCACCATATCTGACTGGGTATCGTGGGTAGACCAGTGATTCAATTCTTGTATACTCGCCAAGTAGGAGAAAAAGGAGTCGGTCGGCACCAAGTACCTGTCTATCTCATTGAAATCGCCGAGAAGAATAGTAGCCCATGAGCTGAAAGTGTCAAAGTCTTCTTTGGGTTGATCTGGTTGTCGATTTAGATATACCTGGTAGCACTCAAAAAGCAAGGGCAGCTCGTCTATGATCTGCAGATCTGCAACCTCTTGAATAAAGGCTTCTATAGGGATAATGTCAGGTAAAAAGCCGGGCGCTGTTTGACTTTCCTGTATGCATTGCCGTAGAAAGTTACCAGCTCTTATGCTGGGCACTATGCAGCGAAGTTGTGCAGGGTCTGTAACCTCTTGTCGTAAATGATCCCAGCACTGGGCAATGAATGCTTGCATAGCATAAAAATAAAAAACGCCCCCGATACTCGGAGGCGTTTCTTTATGTATTTGAGGGATTTCTTATTTCTGCAAAGAAATCTCTACACGTCTGTTTTCTTGACGTCCAGCTCTAGTGTTGTTAGAAGCGATTGGACGAGACTCACCGTAACCTACAGAGATTAGACGAGAAGACTCCATTCCGATAGTCGTTAGGTAAGACTTAACAGAAGCAGCACGATCTTCAGATAGCTTCTGGTTAGTAGCATCTCTACCTACACTGTCAGTGTGTCCTTCGATAACGAAAGTAGTGTTAGGGTATTCTTTCATGATGTCAACGATGTTCTGTAGAACAGCGTAAGACTCTTGACGGATAGTTGATTTACCAGTGTCGAACAAGATAGTCTTAGAGTACTCGTTCAAAGTGTTGATCACTTCTACAGTTACTTCTGGACATCCGTTGTTAGCAACAGTTCCGGCAACATCAGGACAGTTGTCATCTTTGTCTAGTACACCGTCACCGTCAGAATCTGGCCAAGGGCATCCGTTGTTAGCAGCAGGACCTGCTTCGTTAGGACAGTTATCGTCAGAATCTTTGATTCCGTCACCGTCTGCATCAGGACATCCACCTAAAGACTTAAGACCAGCTACAGTAGGACAAGCGTCGTCTGGATCAGCGATACCGTCACCGTCAGTGTCAGGACAACCGTTGAATTCAGCAGCACCAGCTACGTCAGGACAAGCATCGTTACGATCTTCGATACCATCACCGTCAGAATCAGGACATCCGTTGAACTCAGGAAGACCTGGAGTTTCTGGACACTCATCGTCTTTGTCGTAGATACCGTCACCGTCAGTGTCTTTTCCACCGAAAGTGAAGATCACACCAGCAGAGTGCTGGAAGTGACGAATTCCGTAAACATCTTCGAAGGCGTGCTTGTAAGTAGATTCAACATTGATACCGAACTGCTCGCTCAACCAGAAACGGAATCCAGCTCCGAAGTTCATAGTACCAAATCCTATGTCATCTACCCAAGTGTAACCACCACCAACTCCAATTACTGGATCTAGCCATCCACCTGGACCACCGATCACATCTTTGAAGCTGTAGCTAATACGCCCGTCAGCAGCATAGTATGAAATGTTTTCAACTCTTAGATCTCCGATCTTGTTGATACGGTTTACAGATCCAGAAGCTGTCAAAGTAAGTCCAGAACCTACATAACGTCCAACAGAAACTTTAGATACAACTGGGATAATGTTCCAGTGGTCGTTCACGTTGAAGAACTCCTGGAAGAAGTTAGCCTTAGTTGATGCTGGTGTTCTTCCTACATCCTCAGTACCAACTGGGAAAGTATCCACGGCATTGAACTCAACGCTGAAAGCCCAAGGATTGTTTTCGTCTTGTGCATTCGCAGTACTTAACCCTAGGACAAGCAAGGAAGCAACTAAAAATCTGCTAAGATGTTTCATATTAGAAAATTTAATTTTTTTAAGTGTTAATTGAAGCAAAAATATGTTGTTAAATTTTATTAACAAAAGCAAATCTACTAAAATTTTTGTAATAAGCTTTTATTATAGAGCCTATTTAGGTTTTTAGCCGATTACATTTAACTTTTTACCCACTTTTTTGAAGGCCTCAATCGCCTTGTCAAGATGCTCTTTTTCGTGGGCCGCAGAAAGCTGTACTCTGATCCTTGCTTTCCCCTTCGGAACTACCGGATAAAAGAACCCTATTACATAGATTCCTTCTTCCAATAAGAGGTCTGCCATTTGCTGTGACAATTTTGCGTCATACAGCATTACTGGTACAATTGCGGAGTCTCCGTCTATTATGTCGAAGCCCGCATCCATCATCCCTTTTTTAAAGTAAGCCGTATTGGACTCCAATTTATCTCTCAGGCTAGTGTCATTGCTCAACATGTCAAATACCTTAATAGAAGCACCTACAATGGCTGGCGCCAAAGAATTGGAGAACAAATAAGGTCTGGAACGCTGACGCAACATCTCAATGATCTCTTTTTTGGCAGTGGTATATCCACCCATGGCTCCACCCATGGCCTTGCCTAAGGTTCCTGTGATGATATCAATTCTACCCATCACGCCTTTTTCTTCTAGCGTACCACGACCGGTTGGCCCAATAAAACCAGTGGCATGACATTCGTCTATCATTACCATGGCGTCGTACTTATCGGCCAAGTCGCAGATCTTATCTAAAGGAGCAACCAAACCATCCATAGAGAAAACACCATCGGTCACAATGATCTTGAATCGAGCTCCAGCCTCGTTGGCGGCGATAAGCTGTTTTTCTAGATCTTCCATATTGTTGTTCTCATAGCGATATCTGGCCGCTTTACAAAGGCGAACACCATCTATGATAGAGGCGTGATTCAAAGAATCGGAGATGATCGCATCTTCTTTGGTAAGCAAGGGTTCGAAAACCCCGCCATTGGCATCAAAGGCGGCAGCATAAAGAATGGTGTCCTCAGTACCGTAATATTCAGCGATCTTTTGCTCCAAGGTCTTGTGAATATCTTGGGTTCCGCAGATAAAGCGCACAGAAGACATCCCAAAACCGTGGGTGTCCATTGCGTCTTTTGCGGCTTGTATCACCTCCGGATGTGCCGACAGCCCCAAATAGTTGTTGGCGCAGAAATTCAACACGGTTTCTCCCGTGCTTATAGTGATCTCCGGACCTTGTGGAGAAGTGATAATTCGTTCTTTTTTAAAGAGCCCGGCCTCTTTGATGCCTTCGAGTTCTTCTTGCAGATGCTGCTTGATATTTCCGTACATAAGATGGATTTTTTACAAAGGTATTAAAGCCTATGAGCATTTACCAAGTATCCAGTTCTATTTCTTCTTGTACGTAAACGAGTATTTTTTTGAATTTTTTAAAGCCGAGTTGTTGCAGAGCGTCTTGATAGCGATCTAACTGTGCTCTATAGGTCGGATCAGAGCTTCCGAACTTGTAATCTATGATCACAATGCTATCCGCATCTATGACCAATCGATCCGGACGGTGGATCTCTCCATAGCTATCTATTATGGCAGCTTCGTTCTTGGCTTCCACACCTACACGAAAATATGGAGCCACCTCAGGATGCTGGATCAGCTTCTCTAAAAGGGCCCTATCTGCAGCTAGTTGTTCGCGCGAGTAACGGGCCAGCACTTCCAGGCGTTCGAAAAGCAAGGGAAGTTCTTCTTCTGAGTTGATCTGAGAAAGCCACAAGTGCAAGCGGTTCCCTCTGTCTTGAGCGGCTCGGGTTTCTTTTTGGTATTTGTCCCGCGGACTTGCAATAAGGCGAATCTTATTGTCTGATTTATCACTGCTGATGTATACCGACGGAGCTTCTTCGGTTACTTTTTGCTGCTCCTCTGGGACTACAGGTGTTCCCCAAGTCAGGCTATTTTGATCTGCACGCTGGGGTTCGCAGGCATCTAGATAGGAGCGGACCAATCCGCCAAATGTTTTTTGGTCTGCCTTGGTGCTACTGCTAATCAGGTGTAATTGATCTTCGGCACGGGTCAAGGCCACATACCACACGTTGAGCTCGTCAAAGAAACGCTGCTCTAAAAAGTGCTCGTAGGTGTCTGTATCTGTATCCTTTATGGCATTTATGGGTAGGTGGAACTCTTCAAACCCGCAATAATGCTCCGGATCAATTGAATACCATAGATATTCGTTGCGCTTGTTGATTAGCTCAGAATCCGTAAAAGGAATAATGACAACCGGAAATTCAAGCCCTTTAGACTTGTGAACCGTCATAAGTCTAATGGCATCCAGGTTTTCTGGGAACTGTAAACTCGCTGCATCTTCTTGCTTTTTCCAATCCTCTAGAAAGTTTGTGGTTGCACTGCTATTGTGTTGCTCAAAATTCCTGGCCAAATCCAGAAAATGCCTTTCGTAGGCTGTGATGTAAGGCTGCAGTTTAAAACTTCTTATTAGGTATTCCAAGGACTCATACAGTCCTAGGCTACTCATATGGTCCAAAGAAAAATCGAGCGCTAATGCATTTAGGGCGTTTTCAAGTGCAGAGTTAGAATCCGCACTAACCATCTTTAGCAAGGCGTGATTCTGCTGTTCGGTTCCAATTATTTCTAGGTAATTCCAAAGCAAGGCAACACGTATTTCTGCATCCGCAGCTTTATCGCGCAATTGCAATCCACAGATCAGCAGTTGAACCAAAGTAGATTCCTTGAGTAATAAACTATCTGGAGAAACCACGGCGTAATCTTCTTGTAAGGCTTGGGCCAAGGTTTTGCTGTCGTCTTTCTTGCGAGTCAATACGCAAATGTCCTTTAGGGCATATCCTTGCTCAAGACAGCGGTCGATCTTTGTTTTAACGCGATCTATGTACTCCGGATCGCGCTCTTCCTTATTTTGAGCTTCAAAGAATTCTAAGGTAACCTGGCCGCCCTTTTTATCATTAAATTCTTGCTCAGCCTGTTCTAAATAGCAATCCCGATACGGACCTTCTGCTAAGTAGGTTCCCAAATGCTTGAACAATTTGTTGTTAAAGTCGATGACCTCTTTGCGAGACCGCCAGTTTCTGCGGAGTTTGTGCAACGAGGCCGCAATAGCAAAAGGAGTCTGACCTTCACTCAGATCTAAAAATTGCTCGGGTAAACCTCCCCGCCATCGATAAATGGATTGTTTGGCATCACCCACTAAGAGCAAGGTGCCTTGTTGGTCTGTTCTGTCTTGTTGCGAGAGGGCGTTGTCTACCAAAGGAACCAAGTTATTCCACTGCATGGACGAAGTGTCTTGAAACTCGTCTATAAAAAAGTGTCGGTAGCGCTCTCCAAGACGCTCATAGATAAAAGGAGCCGGTTGTGACTTGATCTCGTTGTGGATACGTCGGTTAAACTCTGCCACCGTGACCAGATTTTGATCGTCCTTTATGCTTTGATATACTTTTTGAACATAGTTGAGCAGGGTCATAGGAACCACTTCTCGATATAGGCGCTGATACCAATCCGCAGCAATGGCATATTCCTTAGCCTGATAAAACAGGGCTATTAGCTGCTCGCGTATGGCATCTATGGCATCTTTTACCCAAGCTTCTTGTTTTTGGGTGTAGAAGTTGTAGTTCTCAATGTCCAATTGCCATTTGTTGTCCCACTTGACCACTTGGCCGTCGCGTAATTTGATCATGTGGTTCGGATAGCTACCTCTATTGAAATGAGAGACTTCCAACTGGGAATCCGCAAGGCATTGAAGTACTTCTTTGGCAGTATTGATTAAGCCATTTTGAGTTTCTGAGCGTCGTTTTTCTAAGAGCTTGGTTAAGGCCTTGAGGTCTTCGGTCGATTTTTCCTGTAGCCGTCTAACCGGTTCTATACTGTCTTCATGAAGCAGCACCTTTGCCTTATCTAAGAGCGGGCCACTAGGATCCCAACTACGGTCTTCTTCGGTGTTTTGCAAGGCAAAATTCACCAGAGTCTCTGTTAAGAATTCGTCTGTGCCAGTCTGAGCCAATACAGCATCCACAGCTTCTTGTAAGAGTAGGTCGGCCTCTGTAGTTACCTCAAAGTCAGATCGCAGTCCGAGGTCTCGTGCAAAGGTCCGCAGTAACCTATGATTAAAACTGTCAATGGTCTCTACCGCAAAAGCCCCGTAATTATGCAATAGGTCTTTCAAAACGCCTTGGGAGCGTCTGGCTAGCTCCGGCGCCTTGATGTCTAAGGCTGCACAGACCTCATGTTGCATGGCCGTGAGTTTATCCTTTTCTTGATATTTTGTGAAGTGATCGAGCTGCTGCAAGATCCGCGACTTCATCTCGGCAACTGCCTTGTTGGTAAAGGTTATCGCTAAGAGCGAGCGGTAACTGTCTGTCGCAGCTGGAATCAACAATTGCGTTAAATAACGCTTTACCAAGGCAAAGGTCTTTCCACTACCGGCAGAGGCGGCATAGAGCACAAAAGGTTCTTTTTGGTCAGTAGTTTTTATGGCGACGGATTTGCTAGGGTTTTAAAAGTAGGTATAAATCTATGTTATTCCCGCATAACAATCTTATAATACATAAGCTTAATTGTCCTGCAGCTAATTCGTATCTTTATACCACTTAAAACAAGACGTTTAATTTAAAAACATACAATATGTCATTTGAACTACCAGCCTTGCCATACGCGCACGATGCCTTAGAACCGCATATCGATGCTCGCACCATGGAGATCCACCACGGAAAACACCATGCAGGATATACTAGCAAACTAAATGCAGCTATCGAAGGAACTGACCTTGACGGGAAGTCTATCGAAGATATTTTAAAGAATTTAGACATGAACAACGGCGCCGTTCGTAACAATGGCGGAGGGTTTTACAATCACCGTTTGTTCTGGGAAGTAATGTCGCCTAATGGCGGAGGAGCACCATCTGGAGCCCTAGCCGATGCCATTAACGAAGCTTACGGAAGTTACGAAGGCTTTAAAGATGCCTTTGCAGCTGCCGCTGGAACTCGCTTCGGATCTGGATGGGCTTGGCTTTGTGCTCACCCAGGAGGAAAAGTAGAAGTTTGCTCTTCGCCAAACCAAGACAATCCGCTTATGCCAGGTGTTGGTTGCGGAGGAACCCCGATCCTTGGCATTGATGTTTGGGAGCATGCCTATTACCTGAACTACCAAAACCGTCGCCCAGATTATGTACAAGCGTTCTTTAACGTGATCAACTGGGATCAGGTTTCTAAAAACTACGAAGCGGCCAAATAAGATCCGTCAACGTAAAAAGCAAAAAGCCATTCCGTTAAGGAGTGGCTTTTTAGTTTTTAGTCCATAGAGCTTCTGCCTCATTCAAACTGCGTTCAGCAAAGTTGCTTCCAAATTTAGCATTTACTAATTCTGACATTCTTTTGGAGTAACATTTGGTTTCGGCCATTATGCTACAACCTCCATCTCTAAGCCTTACGCCATAACGCTGTTTTAAATAGTCCTTGTAGAATTTGCGAAACTCCGATTGATCAGCAGTCAGCACTTGTAAACCGTAATAACTAATCGTATAATTACCTTCAGCCGCCTGCTTTTCAGCATTGTAGGTTCCAGCTTCGCAGCTACCCATTCTATATTTTTTTGTTTGACCATAGATAGGAAGCACAAACCAAAAGGCAACAAATAGAGTCGCCATTATTTTTCGTCTAATCATGTTGTTTAGTCGTTGGCAGAAAGCTCTAATAGTAGCCAGGAAGGATCTTCCGGCTGATGGGTCTCGGCAAATTCCTCTGGAGGCATCAACCAATATTGGTCGTCATAATCGAACTCAAAGAGGTAGGTGGTCAGGTCTGTATAACCAGATGCCCAAGTGGCATCACAGAGATACCATTTGTCGTTCAGTTTGACAGCGTTCCAGGAGTGATTTGGAATTTTTAAGCGTTCTATCTTTAGTTTATTGATCGGACCGTAGCCGTCTACAATGGCAACCTCTATGCCGGCAAGTTCTGCCATCTCTTTCAGGAGGTAGGAATATCCGCTGCAAGTGGTGCGTTTCTTTTTTCTGAGGATCTGAAAGATCTCCTTTTTGAACTCGTAATTCCACTGCTCTAAGGCCAAACTGTCTGTGTGCAGTTTGCGACGCATCTTATCATTTTCAAGCATCAGCGGGTAATCGCCTTTAATATTCTGACACACCCAAATATAGATGGCTCTAAAGCGTTCCACATCGGTTTCCAAAGGGGCAGTTAACTGATGTACCAAGATGGGTAAGGCATATAGATCTTCGCCTTTAAGGTCTCTGGCAAGCGCATCTGCCCGAGTGAGATCGATATGTTCGAAATCCTCGCGTTGTGCCTGCGCAGGAACTATAAAGGCAAAGAGTACTATAAGTGTAAGTTGTCGCATTCGCTATTGTTGCTCTGGTTGTTGCGATTTTTTAGAAGGTTCTGTTCTTAAAGCCGCAATGATGACCACCGGATCGTCTGCCAATATTGGCGAGATAAAATTAGTATCTGCTTCAATGACAACTTCGGCATCTTCTAGACCTAAAGCGGTAATAAGTAATACATCGTCTTTGTTGAGCTCCCTTGGGAATTCGAACTTTCCGTCCTCGTCCGTTATAACATAATCCAAAGAGCCTTTAAGAATAACGGTAGCACCTTCTAAGGGTCCGTCCGTGCTGGAAACTACACCACTAACTGTGCGCGCTTGCGCAAAAACTGGATTCGCGAAAAGACTCAGCATAAGGCAAAGCCCCATAAAACTTAAGGACTTTAGCAGCCCACTTTTAAAATTAGATTTCATAAGATCATTTTTTTACGTTTCCAATAAAACTAGAGCAGTCAATTGTTAATGGAAAGTTAGATTGAGGGAACAGGGCTTTTCAATGAGCGAATAGGTTTGCACCCTCTCCTTAAAGAAAAGAAAATTATTCCTCCTCCACAACCGTTGCCAAGGCCGGGGTCTTTAAAAGGTAAATCAAAGCAGCCACCAGAATGAGATTCTTAAAGATATACTGCCCGACAAGACTGAAGTAAAAAGGGGGTTCCGAAAAAGCTAGATCGGGAAATAAAAACAGTGGAGTAAATGTAAATAGCATATGGACCAATGCGAATTTAACTGCAGTTTGGCGGCAACAATTTAAAAGTAAAAGTACACCTACTGCAGTTTCCCAAGCGGCTAGAAGAAAAAGAGCTACCTCTGCCGGTAATACACCAAAGGTCAAGGCTTCTATGGTTTGTTTTGCCAGAACTTCAGCAGGACTTGCTCCTGGGAAAAATTTAAGTAAGCCGAACCACAAATAAGCAAGGCCAATGGTAATGGCCAAAAGGTGGTTGTTTTTTAATCTTTGGTAAAAGCGCTTCAAAAGACGGAGACATTTAAGATGCAATCCTAAATAAATCCGAACCTTAGAAGAATGACAAAAATCACTTTTTCTTCTTTTTAGGTTTGGGTTCGGGAAGCGCTGCTGCCGTTAGGCGTACCAATTCACTTAGCCATGCACTATCGTCAAGTTGTTCCTCTATTAAAAAACAGTTCTTAGCACCAGGGTAAGGCGGTGCCTCGGTTGGAGTTCCTATATAAGTCTTGCCGGGGGCAGTGGGTTTGACAAAGAATTTGTCGTCACAGATCATTCCAAAGAATTTGCCATCGCAATACAGCCCGTACTCGCCAAACATTTTTTTACAAATGATATCGCCCGCAGGACTTATCTGCTCTACAACGTATTCAACAAAATAAGAATCTGAAGCCATAGCGCGAATTTATACTACAATATATATCAAAGGCTCAAATAATAATTCAAGGCTATCCAAAATCTGTGCGAAGCCGGGCCATCGATAAAGGAGTTGATCCGATAATCCAAACCAAATTCGAGTTTTTCGGTATCTGTCATGCTGTAACCCACAAAAGGGACCAAGCGAATTTCAAGATCGTATTCTCCAGACTCGAACTGATTCAGATATTCGTGATTGATCTTTAAATAGAATTCCTTTGGGTCCACCGTTTCTCCATTAAAAGGTATCTGTGAAGCTAAGCGATACCGCAAGCGAAACTGCGGAGCGCTGTTTGCAGTAAAGGTTTGGTCCGTGGCAATGCGCTGAGACAATCTAAAACGGGCCAAGTTATTGGTCCAGATGTATTGCTGTATGCTTCGATGCACAATTTGCTCTCCTCGAATACGGAACAAATAACCTAGGGCTAATGTTTTATTATAAGCCACTTTTTTGGCGACCAAGGTGGTGAGGTCGGTTAATATATATTGATAATCAAACGGGTTGTCTTCTTCAAATAAGCCTTCTTTAAAACCCTGACGAGACTCTACCTTAAAGTTGATCTTGTAACCGTGGTTCAAGCCTTTATTGAGGTTTACAGCCGGCAGTATACCAAACTGATACTCGCTTTGCCCGTAGGTGCCGGCCGAAATAACTAAGGCCAATAGCAATAAGACCTTATTAGTATTCAATGTTGTCTAAATTCTTTGGAATGAATTCTGCCGATCTCAATGGTGTTCCTTCGGCATCAAAAAGAAATTCATAACGCTTGTATTTTCCGTTGTCCTTAGTGTGGATCACAACCTCATACCTCAGGGTGAGTTCCGCCGCGCTTAAACGCTCGTGTAACCATTCGAAAACCTGCTTGGCAGGGCCGCTGTATTGAAATTGGAGTTTGTCTAAAGTGTAATGACCAAACCGCTCTTGTAAATAGTTCTCCATAAGTAAGCGCACTTGCTCTGGAGCGTGGCGCCAACGATGATCTATCTCAACGTCTTCTAGCTCACCGGAGGGGTCGAACTCAATACTGTAGCGCTTACCCTGATATCGCGTTTTTGCCTCAATCGAGGTTCCGTCTATAAAGTATTCCTTATACCATCGGATCTTTTTGTCAAAAGGAGCTGTGTCTATGAACTCTAATGCCTTAGTAGGCACGCTATCTCTGCTTATACGTATCTCGTTTTCGTATTTCTGCTGCGCAAATACTGTTGTAGAAACAGCAAGTAGCACAGTGATAAGGATGGACTTAAAAAATTGCATCTTTTGATAGAATCGAATATAAAGATACGACCTAAGACCGATAATCGAAGTGGGTTGAAATTAGATCAGTCTCCAGCTATAGGTGAACCAAATAGGCCTACCCCAATTTCTATAAAGAGTAAAATAGCCAAGAGTACTATGGCAATGACTATTATGTCTCTGTACTTCTGATTTTTAAAAATGCGAAGCGCTAGTTCAACACCCACTGCTGTACCAGAGATCAATAATGCTGCAAGCGCGAAGTCTTCCTTGCCCCAATTCACCGTTTGGTCAAATTGCATGGCCAATGCAGGTAGTAGTAGCAAGCTAAGGCCACCGACAAGCATAGTAATAAACCTTTTGTTCTGTGCGGGCATAGTGTTTATGTAGGTGAAATTAAAGGTACTAAAAACGCGGAGATTTTTAGTTGTACCACACGGCATATCGTTTTCTGCGGAGTTCAAGTGCCAAGGCTTCTTCCATTTTTAAGGCTGCTTCTCTACTGGGTAAGGGGTTGAGGTGATTGTAAAGGCTAGGCCTTAAGTAAAGGCCATACTTTTCAACCAATTTAGAAGAGATCTTGTGGCCTTTTTTGCTGATGTAACCAGACTTGTGTTGTGCAAATCGCTCTTTGGGTGAAGTACTAGTCATGCCTACATATAAGCATTGCAGCACCCCGTTGAATTGTGGATTAGCGCTACGGAATTTAGCATTCTCCGTAAATACTCTTTTTGAGAGCTCTACCACATAGACATAATATTGAGACTTGGACATGGCATAAAATTACTGAGAAATCTGTCTTGTTTTATAAAGCAGCCGCGTAATAGGAAGGCCTTGAGTATTCAAACTCGCTTATACCTTTGTAATTGAAACCGACCCTCCAGACAATTTTGAGTTATTCAAGTTACAAAACAGCCTGGAGGGCCACCCCTTCACCCCATTTGGGGCCCGAAATTATTTAATGCTAAAATGATGAATTGAAAGAGGAGTAATTTGGGACTTACCTTGACTTTATCGCATAAAAAAAGATTGGTGAAATGAAGTTTTACGAAGTAAAACCTAACATCCAGTGGATGTTTGATTGAGGCAGCCGCGTAAGCGGAAGGCTTGAGTTATGAAACTCGCTTATACCTTTGTAATTGAAACCGACCCTCCAGACAATTTTGAGTAAATCAACTTACAAAACTGCCTGGATGGTCGCCCCTTCACCCCATTTGGGGCTCGAAGCTTTTTGATGCTTAAAATGATGAATTGAAAAGGGAGCCATTCAGGTCGTTTCTTGACTTTATTCCAATAAAAAAAGGTAAACGAGAGTTTACCTTTTTTTGCCCCAAATCTACCATGAACTTAACCTACTTATGCTATGGTAAGCTCAAATATACTCTTTTAAATTTCACTAATTCTTAATTATTAGATAAAAAACAAGATATT encodes:
- a CDS encoding transglutaminase domain-containing protein gives rise to the protein MRQLTLIVLFAFIVPAQAQREDFEHIDLTRADALARDLKGEDLYALPILVHQLTAPLETDVERFRAIYIWVCQNIKGDYPLMLENDKMRRKLHTDSLALEQWNYEFKKEIFQILRKKKRTTCSGYSYLLKEMAELAGIEVAIVDGYGPINKLKIERLKIPNHSWNAVKLNDKWYLCDATWASGYTDLTTYLFEFDYDDQYWLMPPEEFAETHQPEDPSWLLLELSAND
- the kbl gene encoding glycine C-acetyltransferase, yielding MYGNIKQHLQEELEGIKEAGLFKKERIITSPQGPEITISTGETVLNFCANNYLGLSAHPEVIQAAKDAMDTHGFGMSSVRFICGTQDIHKTLEQKIAEYYGTEDTILYAAAFDANGGVFEPLLTKEDAIISDSLNHASIIDGVRLCKAARYRYENNNMEDLEKQLIAANEAGARFKIIVTDGVFSMDGLVAPLDKICDLADKYDAMVMIDECHATGFIGPTGRGTLEEKGVMGRIDIITGTLGKAMGGAMGGYTTAKKEIIEMLRQRSRPYLFSNSLAPAIVGASIKVFDMLSNDTSLRDKLESNTAYFKKGMMDAGFDIIDGDSAIVPVMLYDAKLSQQMADLLLEEGIYVIGFFYPVVPKGKARIRVQLSAAHEKEHLDKAIEAFKKVGKKLNVIG
- a CDS encoding carboxypeptidase-like regulatory domain-containing protein: MKSNFKSGLLKSLSFMGLCLMLSLFANPVFAQARTVSGVVSSTDGPLEGATVILKGSLDYVITDEDGKFEFPRELNKDDVLLITALGLEDAEVVIEADTNFISPILADDPVVIIAALRTEPSKKSQQPEQQ
- a CDS encoding exodeoxyribonuclease V subunit beta encodes the protein MLYAASAGSGKTFALVKRYLTQLLIPAATDSYRSLLAITFTNKAVAEMKSRILQQLDHFTKYQEKDKLTAMQHEVCAALDIKAPELARRSQGVLKDLLHNYGAFAVETIDSFNHRLLRTFARDLGLRSDFEVTTEADLLLQEAVDAVLAQTGTDEFLTETLVNFALQNTEEDRSWDPSGPLLDKAKVLLHEDSIEPVRRLQEKSTEDLKALTKLLEKRRSETQNGLINTAKEVLQCLADSQLEVSHFNRGSYPNHMIKLRDGQVVKWDNKWQLDIENYNFYTQKQEAWVKDAIDAIREQLIALFYQAKEYAIAADWYQRLYREVVPMTLLNYVQKVYQSIKDDQNLVTVAEFNRRIHNEIKSQPAPFIYERLGERYRHFFIDEFQDTSSMQWNNLVPLVDNALSQQDRTDQQGTLLLVGDAKQSIYRWRGGLPEQFLDLSEGQTPFAIAASLHKLRRNWRSRKEVIDFNNKLFKHLGTYLAEGPYRDCYLEQAEQEFNDKKGGQVTLEFFEAQNKEERDPEYIDRVKTKIDRCLEQGYALKDICVLTRKKDDSKTLAQALQEDYAVVSPDSLLLKESTLVQLLICGLQLRDKAADAEIRVALLWNYLEIIGTEQQNHALLKMVSADSNSALENALNALALDFSLDHMSSLGLYESLEYLIRSFKLQPYITAYERHFLDLARNFEQHNSSATTNFLEDWKKQEDAASLQFPENLDAIRLMTVHKSKGLEFPVVIIPFTDSELINKRNEYLWYSIDPEHYCGFEEFHLPINAIKDTDTDTYEHFLEQRFFDELNVWYVALTRAEDQLHLISSSTKADQKTFGGLVRSYLDACEPQRADQNSLTWGTPVVPEEQQKVTEEAPSVYISSDKSDNKIRLIASPRDKYQKETRAAQDRGNRLHLWLSQINSEEELPLLFERLEVLARYSREQLAADRALLEKLIQHPEVAPYFRVGVEAKNEAAIIDSYGEIHRPDRLVIDADSIVIIDYKFGSSDPTYRAQLDRYQDALQQLGFKKFKKILVYVQEEIELDTW
- a CDS encoding TfoX/Sxy family protein; this encodes MASDSYFVEYVVEQISPAGDIICKKMFGEYGLYCDGKFFGMICDDKFFVKPTAPGKTYIGTPTEAPPYPGAKNCFLIEEQLDDSAWLSELVRLTAAALPEPKPKKKKK
- a CDS encoding superoxide dismutase; translation: MSFELPALPYAHDALEPHIDARTMEIHHGKHHAGYTSKLNAAIEGTDLDGKSIEDILKNLDMNNGAVRNNGGGFYNHRLFWEVMSPNGGGAPSGALADAINEAYGSYEGFKDAFAAAAGTRFGSGWAWLCAHPGGKVEVCSSPNQDNPLMPGVGCGGTPILGIDVWEHAYYLNYQNRRPDYVQAFFNVINWDQVSKNYEAAK
- a CDS encoding OmpA family protein, with protein sequence MKHLSRFLVASLLVLGLSTANAQDENNPWAFSVEFNAVDTFPVGTEDVGRTPASTKANFFQEFFNVNDHWNIIPVVSKVSVGRYVGSGLTLTASGSVNRINKIGDLRVENISYYAADGRISYSFKDVIGGPGGWLDPVIGVGGGYTWVDDIGFGTMNFGAGFRFWLSEQFGINVESTYKHAFEDVYGIRHFQHSAGVIFTFGGKDTDGDGIYDKDDECPETPGLPEFNGCPDSDGDGIEDRNDACPDVAGAAEFNGCPDTDGDGIADPDDACPTVAGLKSLGGCPDADGDGIKDSDDNCPNEAGPAANNGCPWPDSDGDGVLDKDDNCPDVAGTVANNGCPEVTVEVINTLNEYSKTILFDTGKSTIRQESYAVLQNIVDIMKEYPNTTFVIEGHTDSVGRDATNQKLSEDRAASVKSYLTTIGMESSRLISVGYGESRPIASNNTRAGRQENRRVEISLQK